In Diorhabda carinulata isolate Delta chromosome 6, icDioCari1.1, whole genome shotgun sequence, a single genomic region encodes these proteins:
- the LOC130895268 gene encoding ras-like protein family member 10B, which produces MQNVPLLVVGNKQDLIVPEEGTSNSSKPAITSSNDEKRRDIVNLVKKHWKSGYIECSAKYNWKVVAVFKELINMIDNLSSRDQSPMLDNIQEALDRNKCIVI; this is translated from the coding sequence ATGCAGAATGTTCCTTTATTAGTTGTTGGTAATAAACAAGATCTAATAGTACCTGAGGAAGGTACTAGTAATAGTTCCAAACCAGCCATAACGAGTAGTAACGATGAAAAACGTAGAGATATagtaaatttagtgaaaaagcATTGGAAATCTGGATATATTGAATGTAGCGCCAAATATAATTGGAAAGTAGTAGCTGTATTTAAAGAATTGATCAATATGATTGACAATTTGAGTAGTAGAGATCAGAGTCCGATGTTAGATAATATTCAGGAAGCTCTCGATAGGAATAAatgtattgttatttga